The DNA sequence ttgcaattaaaaaataGTGCTGAGTAAAAAGAATACTCTAAAAAGATGGTTGTTaaagatgtagagctcaatgaaagtcaataaaataaaaaaataaattaaaaaaaagaaagcctgaaaGAGCAcaccagtttttgtttgtttacttgggCAGGCTTTGCAACCTTCTCAAAGAGCAACTCTTCATGATTCTTGACTACAGCAGTTGCCTATTCATTGTCAGAACTTTCTCAGGCCCAGAGTTCTCCTCagtgctgccttgacttccttgttcCGTAAACTATAGATGATGGGGTTCAGCATGGATGTCACTGCTGTATAGAAGAGGGCCAAGAGTTTATCTATTCCTGGTGAGTGGCTAGCCTGGGGCCTCAAATAGGTGGCAGATGTTGAGCCATAGAAGAGTGTGACTACAAGTAAGTGTGAGGAACAGGTAGAGAGAGCTTTATGGCGTCCCTCAGGTGAAGGCATCACCAGCACTGCAATCAGAATCCGGACATAGGAAGAAATGATCAGTAAAAACGGGCTGAATATGCATAGTACTGCCGCCACAAAGACGGCAGCCTCGTTTTGGGATGTATCTCCACAGGCAAGTGCCAGGAGGGGTGGAaggtcacagaagaagtggtCTATCTCACAGGGTCCACAGAAgtccaaagaaaaaataaaattggtctGTCCCAACCCTACTATGCATCCCATTCCCCATGAGACCATTGCCAAATGGGCACATACCCCACGACTCATTCGTGTTGTATAGTGGAGTGGGGAGCATATGGCCATGTAGCGGTCAAAAGCCATGGCTGCCAATAGACAGCACTCAGTTATTccaaagaatatgaagaaaaacatctGTGTGGCACAACCCTCCCGAGAGATCCCTCGGGACTCACTCACAAGACTCTGCAGCATCTTGGGTATGACAGAGCAAGTGTAGCCAATCTCCAGGAGAGACAAGTTGGCCAGGAaaaagtacatgggtgtgtgcagggCTGGACTGGTAAAGATGGCAAGGGCTATGAGTGCATTGCCTGTCAGTGATACCAAGAACATGAGGAGGATGAGGGTGAACAGGAGGAAGCACTCTCCAGGGACCTCAGAGAACTAGGCAAATGCAAAGCGTTTGACAGACAAGCTGTTCTCCTGCCACAGGGAGCAATTGACACTCATctcctggaagagagaagagcaagtcATCAGAAGGATTCTTGCAGATGGGGGAAATTATCCAGACTGTCTCTCTTTTGCgcgcatgcgtgtatgtgtaatGCGTATAGTTATATATTTCAGATaccaatttcaaatattttttcttgctcaatcttcattatttttttgtttctaacaAGGCTTGTTACTTAATCACTTGTTTTTCCTAGATTGGATTGGGGATCTGCCTGGTTTTGCTTCTCATACCCATTGTGATGGAATTCATATATATGTTGAATTTCCCAGTCTTTCATGGGCACCGGGGATATAATCTCAATTCCTGACAATTGTACGGCAAGAACACTgctcactgaaccatttctccagaaccacattttattaattttagagtTGCAGTTAAATTAGAAATATGTtagttgaatttaaaaaaaaatcagaaagtacCATTTACCCTCACAAGTTTTTCAAACCAAATCCTTTCCCTATTAATACTACTATATATTTTTCCAATATATTCTTGTTTGTCAGGCATTAAAGGCAAAATATTAACTGGGAAAGGTGAAATGTCCTTTACTCCCAAGCACTGGGGGGGCTAAGGTAAAAAGTCACGGTGAGTTCACTGCtagcctggattacagagtgaTACTGAAATCACAAAGATAAGGTAGACTGATGATCGATTGCCCTTTAGCCTCCTTTAGTCTGTTGTCAACGCTAGCAAGCAAAGGTCTTTTCAAACTTATCTTTGTTTCCTCATTCTTGTCACCACTTGCTGTCACTTAACCATTTACTTGGTAAGAACTGAGCCTGACCATTTTGTACTCACTATTGTTGATATTCAGTTCCAACCACTAATAAGTTGTACTTTTCCTTAAGTAATACTATCTTAGTGgtgtaaaattaaaatcaaataatcaTCCAGCAAACTAATCACTGCCAAATTGCATAAAACTAGGGCATATCCTTGTCACTGACCATGTAGATGAGGTGGTCAGAAAAGAGTCTTAAGAGCATAACCAAGAGCTGAAAAGGACCAGGCCTTCAGGGGCAC is a window from the Microtus ochrogaster isolate Prairie Vole_2 chromosome 15, MicOch1.0, whole genome shotgun sequence genome containing:
- the LOC106143922 gene encoding LOW QUALITY PROTEIN: olfactory receptor 10C1-like (The sequence of the model RefSeq protein was modified relative to this genomic sequence to represent the inferred CDS: substituted 1 base at 1 genomic stop codon), translated to MSVNCSLWQENSLSVKRFAFAXFSEVPGECFLLFTLILLMFLVSLTGNALIALAIFTSPALHTPMYFFLANLSLLEIGYTCSVIPKMLQSLVSESRGISREGCATQMFFFIFFGITECCLLAAMAFDRYMAICSPLHYTTRMSRGVCAHLAMVSWGMGCIVGLGQTNFIFSLDFCGPCEIDHFFCDLPPLLALACGDTSQNEAAVFVAAVLCIFSPFLLIISSYVRILIAVLVMPSPEGRHKALSTCSSHLLVVTLFYGSTSATYLRPQASHSPGIDKLLALFYTAVTSMLNPIIYSLRNKEVKAALRRTLGLRKF